The Temnothorax longispinosus isolate EJ_2023e chromosome 12, Tlon_JGU_v1, whole genome shotgun sequence genome includes a window with the following:
- the Wcd gene encoding U3 small nucleolar RNA-associated protein 18 homolog yields MDKKTPREKGFKRDSDDGKAEKRSKVLYNRKFTAPLRKKRKNEYDPKEEARLEKIVFGDPSDIINNLLNKSETKAKDEAVDVFAETIVDDSKDNEKDSEDSEVGEAESDQDISVSSRNDDTKSKEKKAAWIDEDDYSYTVDTALNMQNRKLPCERPEKLYSTYLKNRYKLFVGTPKWAELERKDEADDDDLDSDILKHSCHLEAPKVKNLPKNVIDIKALKALNRSTHTEGPIITSVEFHPSSTVALVAGTSGVLSLFQVDGHTNEKLHSMQFEKYPISKATFMKEGTEILLGSQYYPYCYTYDLMNDKTYKLPLPHKITNMKRYEVSPDGKLIALCGRLGEIYLLHSFTKELVCTLKMNSKCRVLAFTPDSKTLITHGDGNEMYIWDLNTRTCINRAIDDGCLSCASLAVSPSGQFVATGSAQGVVNLYNMKTVLEDQIPAPVKIMMNLVTSVTSLKFNPTSEILSAASVDKHNAFRMLHLPSFTVFSNFPTFQTIIGMSQTIDFSPGSGYLSISNRTGSALLYRLRHYGNY; encoded by the exons ACGTGACAGTGATGACGGCAAAGCTGAGAAGCGGTCGAAAGTATTGTACAATAGAAAATTCACGGCGCCTTTGagaaaaaagcgaaaaaatgAGTACGATCCTAAGGAAGAGGCTAG aTTAGAGAAAATAGTCTTTGGCGATCCGAGCGATATCataaataacttattaaataaGTCTGAGACGAAGGCAAAAGATGAAGCCGTTGATGTTTTTGCCGAAACGATCGTAGACGATAGCAAGGATAATGAGAAGGACAGCGAGGACAGCGAAGTTGGCGAGGCTGAATCAGATCAGGATATTTCAGTTTCAAGTCGTAACGATGATACGAAGTCCAAGGAGAAGAAAGCGGCATGGATAGACGAGGACGATTACAGTTACAC CGTAGATACAGCTCTGAATATGCAAAATCGCAAATTACCATGCGAGAGGCCGGAAAAATTGTATAGCACATATTTGAAGAACAGATACAAATTGTTCGTGGGCACGCCCAAGTGGGCTGAACTCGAAAGAAAGGATGAGGCTGATGACGACGACTTGGATAGCGATATCTTGAAG CACAGTTGCCATTTGGAAGCGCCGAAAGTGAAGAATCTACCGAAAAACGTTATCGACATTAAGGCGCTCAAGGCTTTGAATAGAAGCACTCACACGGAAGGCCCTATTATTACCAGCGTGGAATTTCATCCGTCATCCACAGTGGCTTTGGTCGCTGGTACGTCAGGCGTCCTATCCCTATTTCAG GTGGATGGACatacaaatgaaaaattgcaTAGCAtgcaatttgaaaaatatccaATTAGCAAAGCGACATTCATGAAGGAGGGAACAGAAATTTTGCTTGGCTCCCAATATTATCCGTATTGTTATACTTATGATTTGATGAACGACAAGACGTATAAATTACCTCTGCCACATAAGATTACAAACATGAAG CGTTACGAAGTATCCCCTGATGGCAAATTAATAGCCTTGTGCGGAAGATTGGGCGAGATATATTTGTTACACAGTTTTACTAAAGAACTAGTCTGCACACTCAAGATGAATTCAAAATGTAGGGTATTGGCGTTTACTCCAGACAGTAAAACGCTTATCACGCACGGTG ACGGCAACGAGATGTATATATGGGATCTGAATACTCGCACGTGCATCAATCGTGCCATAGATGACGGATGCTTATCTTGCGCATCGCTCGCCGTGTCCCCGAGCGGTCAATTTGTGGCTACAGGCAGCGCGCAGGGTGTGGTTAATCTGTACAACATGAAAACTGTACTGGAGGATCAAATCCCCGCGCCTGTAAAGATAATGATGAATCTCGTGACTAGTGTTACGAGCCTGAAATTTAATCCAACTTCCGAGATACTGAGTGCGGCATCGGTTGACAAACACAATGCATTTAGGATGTTGCATTTACCATCGTTTACCGTGTTCTCGAACTTCCCGACATTTCAAACCATCATAGGAATGTCACAAACGATTGATTTTTCCCCTGGCAGTGGTTATCTCAGCATTTCAAATAGAACAGGTTCCGCTTTACTGTATAGGTTGAGGCATTATGGAAATTATTGA